GTAAATCTTAAGTGTTATTACTAAGCCAGGACCTCAGTGAATACCTTTTGCTTAGAGAAGAGAGATTTTCCAgccttctctccatctctcaAAGTCTTGCTGATATTTGATACCCATTTCTGCAATTCTTTGGCTTTTTCAACatgctctttcttttcttcttccagtgACTTCTAACAGGTGCAAGTGGTAAAAAAGATATATTCCAGTAAATGACCAAATAGTAAACTGATTTCTCCAGCGAAAACAAGAATGTAAACATGTTCTTTTCATCACGCAGGTTACTGAGacattttattcattcacttaaccATGTGTATCACGTCACATAGCAGATGTACTTCCAAAATgtttgtgttggcaaagaaagcTGTGACATTCCTTAATGATCAGTCTAACCTCCCAGCTGTTCCATCAATACGACCAGTAAAAAAAACTCAACTTTATTCATGAAGCACGAGAAGATCTGTGAATTGCTGCCTTTGCATTAGCATTACAATCATGATTGTCTTGaaaaaattatcaatgcatagctgaaggaataaagaatgtctacacacatatacaaattacatagagtggaaaaaaaaatccttcccccTCCTCCAGCACACAATACATTCATAGTGTTAGCTTTTAATTTCAAAGTCTTAAGTAGAAATGAGAAATGAGAGTACACATTTTAATACGTAAAGAGGTTCACTATATACAGAAAGACTCAAAACTTTTCCATTTTTCAAGGCAATCTGAAACACCATAGACTTATGAAGGTGGGAACAAACTGAGATCTTTCTCTTTGATTCCACAGTGTTTTCGAAATCCTCTTTCAGTGTGAACAATGTAGCATTtgaaggtgcagtggttaagagctgggctgctaagaaaaaggtcagcagttcaaatccaccagccgctccttggaaaccctatgggacagttctactctgtcctatagggtcactatgagtcggaatcaactgaacagcaatgggttttttgtttgtttgttttaatatcagGCTGGATCTACTCAGGGATGGACAGAATTCTCAAAAAATGATGCAGTGAATTTGGTAGAGCTCATCAATCTTATTCCATACTCCAGGTAAAGCCTTCTAGTGTAGACAGCATTAAAAAACTAATCTCAAAGCTAAATAGAACCATTTTTAGAGTAATCTTtgccatttttaattaaaaaattatttctctttgtAGCAGTCAGTGATTTCCTACCCTCAAGAAAGAAATAGTATTTCTAGGATGTTACACAATGACTAGAACACGCAGTTAATCAACACAATCATACTTTGGACAGGCTGCATAACTAGACAACATCGCCCCTGCACAAAGTTGTTTGAACAGTAGGATAGCTGTCCTATTATGAAGAATAGTAGAGGCTAGAAATTCCTGTCATCAAGGGTTCAGACACTTCTAACAGTTTAAGCCCTGTGTGGAAATCAAAATCAGCTTTCTCTAAGGCTTCTTTATAGgtcaattttctctttgtttgagGACATATTATATTTCTGGCATATGACTTTTGATCTTTGAGTTGCATAGCAATGAGGACATCTATAATACCTATTTGGAGAGCCTCTTCAATTGACAACCGGGAGTGAACCTGTGGCTCTATCAAACCGCCCGTCAAGTACTGAAATTCCAAACATCGGATTCCCATATCCTTGCTTATGATATTTGCATTCACAGCTTCCACCACGGACATCACTTTGTTAGTGACTGGATGGCCAATCCCTGTGATTACTAATTCACACTGTCGCAGCTGCTGGGCAAACCCCTCATCAACCAGGCCTTTATGCAAAGCTTCGGCCACCCGATATTTTTTGCCAGTAAGAGGATCAATTATTCCCCCTGTACTGACTTGGGCTTCAAGGCATCTGAGAGCAGTAATCCGGTCCACCAAATTTCTACGGGAGGCCTTTAGTACAGAGATCCTCTCCCCACTAGCAGTCAGCCAATACCCTGCAATAGGACTGTGCAAATCCTTCTTGGGAACTAACCGGCTCATCAAAGAATCAGCAAGTTCTGTAAGTGTGATGAGGCCTTCCTGATACTTTTTGACCACGGCTTTGTCAACTGTTCCCTGCTCTATAGCCTCATTAATATTGAACTGTAATCCTGTTTTAGAATCAGTCAGCATATGAGAGGGATGCCCATAGGACTCAAAAAATGTGGCTTCCTTCCACTGATATTGCTGCCCTGAAAGCTCAAGGTATGTACTCTTTTCTATTAGGTTTCTCTGGAAAGCCTCATATGCGGTAAGTTCTGCTCCTGTTTTAATGTCTACTACAGAAATTTTGTGTGTTTTCTGTACACTGAGATTGGAAATGTTCCTCTCCCCAAATGGCAACAGAAAGCACTGGCAATCTACATCAAATACACACATTCGCAGTAATTCTGAGTAATACAGAGCTTGCTTGTTATTAGGATTAGGAAACACTCTTGTATTGCTCGATGGCTCGTGTAAAAATTGTAAAATGGCATTGTTTAACAAGCCTTGCTGCAGAGCGATTTCTGGAGGAACGCGGATGCCTCTCACAGGGTCAATGATGCCCCCACTGGCAATCTGGGCCTCCAAGATATGTTTACCTTTTTGTCTGTCAAGCATTCTATTTTCCATAGCTTGAAACACTGACAGTGTCTTAGAAGAATATGAATATCCCAGGACTGCTTTCTCTGCCTCAAGGAGTCTAATTTTGAATTCAGGGTCAACAATTCCTTTAAGGACTGCATCTTCAACAGAGTATGTCTGACCTGAAACGGGGTCAATTATAAAACCTGTTGCAGCCTGAGCTTCTAAAAATGCTAATGCCATCATTTTGTCTATTATGAATTTCTTGGCTGCTGAGGTAAATGAAACCTTTTCTTTGGTGGATTCTAGGTAAAGCCCTGCAATTGAGGTGGCTTTCATCAAAAACTTGCTAAGAGTTTTCTGAACTTCTTCAACAGTCTTAAGACCAAGTCGCAACTGCTCAATCGTTCTCATGTCCAAAAGCTTAGCTTCAACCAACTGCCTGGCAGTCACGGTGCACCGGAGCCCTTGAAATTTAAATTCATCATCCCTAACTGAACATGCATGATCTCCATCAAAGTTCTGGAAAGTCTCTGGTTCTAAGCTTTTCTTAAGAAAATCTCTCTTGACTCCACCAGATGCTCTGGACTCATCAAGCATCCATTCTTCAGCACTGAGAActggttttttttcttgttttaatgttgtgaCTTCCGCATGCATATCATACTGCTTGTTCTTAGCTATCTGTAATGGGAATTTATAAGACATTAAAAGTCACCTAAAGAACACTGTCACTTTACACATTCTCAATTCAAGCATAATCCCTATAATAACAGAGATGatataagagaagaaaaaattcaaacctaggAGAGTTTAGAAATAAGTAATACGATTTGAGAGTCTGCAGTTTACTTTAGGTAACATAAGTATTAAAATGGTGTATTTTAAAAAGGCTGAGATGAAATTTAGCCACAgaacatattagaaattaaagttAACTGCTTGGTTCTTCTAGCTATTTTTATGGTCatgtttttataaatataaattccAACGGGTATAAAAGAACATCTATTACATCTGTGCGTTTAATCTCAAACATTTAAAAGTTAAAgaataataatttataataaagaTTCCAGATGCTGAAAGAAAttacagttttcttttcttgtcagaATTATAGCCAGACACCCTcaagacagattaaaaaaaaaaaaaagaattactctaggaaagaaaagaagaaacttgACATGAAGTAGCTGATAAGGTCTCGGAACACATAGTATACCTCTAAGGGTGTCAAAAGCTTCACCAATTCCATTTCACATTTGTCATCTTGATACCTAACAGGTGCTCTGGAATCGTGCAGGGCTTGATCTCTTATCGTCTCTATTTCTGACAGTCTTGTAATAGGATTTGTCTCATCAAAAGTTATCTGTAATTCGGTGCTTATTTGAGAAAAATACTCAGAGTAACACTGCTGCTGGTTTTTCTGGACTTCTTTTGGTATTTGTTCAACTACCCGATGTTGCCATTTTTCTTCCAATTGCTGTGGTTCTTGAGTCCATCTCAACAGAGGCGATCTGGCCCCTGCATGAAGTTGCCCCGTGTTCCTAGAGGGGAGCTCTCCAGAGTGTTGGCACTCCTTCACTGTCATCTCAGACTCTGGTTTGAAGCTACAGTCTTTGGCTGTGTTCTTTTTTTGAATTTCACACTGGAGTAAAACCAACTGATGTTCGTGCTCCTTTATCTGTTGATCCATTTTTTGCTTCAGGTTTTCAACTTCATGTTTCTGAGCTATCAGCTCACCCTCAAGTTTCTGACATTTTTGGTAATGATTTGCTTCCACGTTCTGCCCTTTTGGTATTTGCTCACGATACTGTTGAAGTTGTCTTTCAAGTTCTTTAATATTTGTTTCACAAACCTTAGCATTCTCTTGAGCTCTGCAGTTTTCCTGCTGAAGAGACACGAAGTCAAGTTTAATGCCTGAAATGTCATTTTCAGTGATAACCTTGGAGtccattaatttttccatctttttccggAACTCCTCTGCTGAgtgtttgaatttaccagcttcTTCCTGAAACATAACCATCTTTCTGTGTGTCATCTGCTCCTCGATGGTCTTCAGGTGCAGCTCGTTTTGTACCCTTTTCAGCCTGTTATTTAACTCTAGCACCTGAGCTTCCTGTAACTGTACCTTCTGCTCTCCCAGCCGCTTTTCCTCTTTGGAAGCATTCAGCTCGGCATTCAGATTCCTAACCTCTTTCTCAGTATTCTGGATGATAATGTTCTGCTGGTCACACTTTTGCTTAAATTCACTAACTAAATTTTGACTTTTGGCCAGGTCATCTTCTAGGCACTTAATTTTCCTATGGAAATCCTGCtctgtttttgtctgtttatgCAAGTGTTCATTTGTGTTGCGTAGCTGCTGTTTAAAACCATCTGCCTGAATTTTCAGCGTTTCACATCTTTGCTGGATAGCTTGCTTCTCTAAAACCACATTCTCTGATTCAGCCTGAATTCTCTGCATCATTAATTTGGTTTCATTATTCTGCCTAGTCAGCTCGTCCACTTTTTGTTTCAGCATTTCTGCACACTCATTGCTTTTCTCCAATTCTTCATTAAGCTTTTGGATTTTatcactgttttctttttcagcttTAATATTCTGAAGCAACTGCTCATGGCTTTTCTCAAACTGTTCTTTTAGGTGATCCGATTTTCTCCGGCAGAATCGTGCTCTTTCATTAGGAAATTCCTTCTCATTCTGGAAAGAACTGATTTGTGAATTTAAATGCTGAATATTCCTCTCAGCGATGGCATGTGTCCTAGTGATTCTGTCTACTTCTCTTTCTAGTTTACCTTTTTCCTTATGGAGAGACTCTAATTCGACCTGATAATTGTGCTTTATTTTCTTAAGATCATTAGCTTCTTGCAGGACCTCTTCAGCTTTATCTGTGGTTTGATTCAACTGTCTACCAAGTTCTCTGAGCTGCTGCGAATACCCCTGCTCTACCTGATCCTTCCTTTCCAACTCCAATTTAAGGCACTTTAGTGTATTATTGGtttcatccagtttttcttttaGCAAACGAGCCTGTTCCTCAGATGACGTCTTCTCAAGCTGGAGGGCATTAAGTTCATACTTCAGTTCTCGTACGTCTTTTTCAGCCTTTCTGTTGGCGACCATTAGTTCATCTACCTGCAGTCTGAGTTCTGCTTTATGTTTGTCATGTTCTGTCTGAAGACCTGCGCAAGGTGGCAGTGCATTTTCTCTACGTGAATACTggatttcagttatttttcttcttgcttCCAATTcaattttctgcttttctttcaACTGTTTCTCTGCTATCTGTTTTTGAAATGCAAGGTCTTTTTCCATCTGCTTTATCAGCTTCAGGAGTTCTTCCTcgttgtctttctttctttttaattcatcTATTAACTTATTTTTTTGTTGCTCCAAGTCATTGAGGCTTGAGTCTTTCCTTTTAAGATGATCTTCCAGGGTTCTCCTTGTATAACTGTTTTCCTGTAACTGATTTCGGAAATTAAGGAGGTTTTCTTCCACAGCCGCTCTTTTGACCTCGGCCTCTAATGTGAGCTGCCTCACCCGCTCCAGCTCCCGTTCTGCAGCCTCCTTCTCTCTCACGATGGTCTCAAGTTCCCTGCGATACTTCTTGGCTTCGCTTTCAGCTCTCATTTTCTGCAGAGCAATATCTTCTACATTCCTCTGCTGCTTTCTCAATTCATTTTCTGCAGCCTCCTTGACCTTCGGGAGTTCTTCCTCTACTCGGGACTTTTGTTTCTTTAGTTCAGCTATCATTTTTTCCAATTCACTGATCTTTCCTGTAAGTTTGCTATTCTCAACCATTGTTGCCTTCTGACGCTGAAGCAGATCTGAGTATGCCCCGTGTTCAGAAGACTCCTTACACCTTTTAATCTACAAGAGATGTTTTGAAAGTGTCAAACCTGTTCTATTCAAATTCATCTTACAAAATCTGATGCAATGTTCACAACAGTACTTATAAAACCAAGTGAACCCAAATGCAGAACAAGCACTAGCACCAACACCGACACCACCACCTTCTTCTGAGAGGAAGCTTCAGAAAGTCAGCAGTAGAAGACAAAAAACGCTTCAAGACAGGCTTTTGGAGCTGAAgaatctttttctgtctcttgggaataattttatttaaaaaattagcaaGCTGAGGATTCTACAGCAAGAAGAGGCCTTACCAAATATGTAGCATGACCCCTgccttttacagatgaaaaaattgaggtGCAAACTCATGCAATGAGTTAGTGAAAAAGCAGGAAGTAAAACTCTCACAATGTTGCTCTTTCTACTCTCATGCGCCACTTAGCTCTACAAGCCAAGAAGATTATACGACATACAGGAACCACGTGACACTAAAGAATTTAGTTTTCAGTATCTGGCCCAATGAAATTCCGGATGATATTTATGCTCCACTGTTTTATggttggttgcatagtggttaagagctacggctgctaaccaaaaggtcaacagtttgaatccaccagacgctccatggaaaccctatggggcagttctactctgtcctttagggtcactgtgagttagaattgactcaaaggcaatgggttggttttatgGTTATAGAAACAAAATACAGAACTTTGGAACAGGGAGCCAAATCAGAGAATAATACTTAACATAGAAGAAAATTTGTGTGAAAACTTGTACTTCTAAAGTCAACTTCCTTACTTGCTTGTAGTTGCCATATCACGACAATTTTAATAACCAGAATTGCTAATGCAAAGGCAGCTCAGTCCCTGGTGTTTTAGAAAAGATGTGCTTCTTGCATATACTcacagattttgttgttgttgttgttaatcacaTGCCTCCTATGAATCCACCTTGACAAGTGCCTTTAGATACTCCATAAATAAAGATATGTGTTAAATAGAAATGCTTAATTAAATATACTTAGGGACTCAGCCCCAGTGTACAGAAcgaaataaagaaaatgtttttttacTCTATTGATGATAGAGAATCAGTGTCAGCTGGGAGGAATATACATTACCTTGGCTACAGAACTAGGTGATCATGGTTAGTTTTTAAtcataatttaatttttctttattaatatcATAATGTTGTTAGTTTTATGTGATCAACTCCAAATCAttacaattaaaaacaatttaaatggAAGTAGAGAAATTATTCTAGAAAGTAGATTTTTTTCATTGAGAAGATTTGTAGAATTTTAAGAACTTAATTTATATTATAGATCGGACATCTTCTTTAGCTTCCTCTAACTGCTTGATCTCCAGTAAGTTTTATAAGAATTTCAGCTGTTCTCTTTGCTAACCTAAATATGGTTTTTTACCAAGAATTCATACAGAAACAAATCTCATCACAATCCCTATTTATTTTATTAGCAGGAACAACTCTGAGTGACACTGAAGCATTTTACCTGTTTGAATATCAAGTTTTAAATATTCTACAAGTAGATGATTTCTAAGAGGGTCTTATATCTCAGTTCCTTATCAAGGCTCCATTAAAACTTAGCTTTCTTTAGAAGTTTTGAACCTTTATTTTTTCCTGGTCATGTTCTGaggttaaatatatatacatattccacAGAGACAACTTTCTCTTTTTGAATCCTCAGCTACTCAGAGTTATTTTAGTGATTTATTAATAATTGTACATTGTCTGGATAACTTTGAATTTTTTAGAAAATACTACAAGAAATATTGGAAATAATTTAGTCCTGCTGCTTGATTTGCTTTCCTGTAGATCTCAAACTTATTCACATAGGAGCAACTTCTCCACGTTCTCTCTAAATGTTCCCCAAAGAAACATACTGTCCCCTTTAATCTCTGCAATtaatatttaatacattttattctcAGTATAGACTAGAGAATCTCTTTATTACTTCTAACATCAATTAACATTCTCTACTAACATTTCTCTAAACCAATTTGGTTTTACCTTTTGAATTTAACTTGTATCTTTCTGTGATTTCTCATGTTTATTATGAAAATTCTGCTTTCCATCCAAGGTTTCTCACAGAGCATCTGCCCAGATTCAGTACCAGAAAAACTACTCTTCTAAGTCAGAAGGCTGACCTACATATCTTTTATAAGACATTCCATTCATTTGATCCTTAAGTGGTAAATTTTTAATctggaatgttttcttattttatttcttgatctattttttaatctaattttaaaaatctatttctttgcatggaaaccctgggggcatagtggttaaatcctacagctgctaaccatagaggtcaacagttcaaatctaccaggcgctccttagaaactctatggggcagttctactctgtcctatagggttgctatgagtcggaatcgactcgatggcagtgggtttgttattTCTTTGCATGTCCTTTCAAAAACTACACTTCCATGATTTTTAATTCACTATAAATTTTtgacatttaaaagaaagaaaatcataatTTATATATGTCTTAGGTCTCCTGAAATATCTTTTGGTTCTATCAACTTTTGGTATTTGGCCTCATCAGATAAATTGAGCAAAGGGGCTCATATATGTACAATCATATACATACTATAACCAAAGGGAAGAGATTTAAATTAACACATTTTACATCAATCactaaatataaaaaatgttaaaaaaaaaaaagtgttccttCATAAGCAAGAAGCATGCCAATTATTAGAACAGCCACAAATAGTCTGGTTCTCTTCCTTTATGAGCACAAAGGAAGCTGATTATAAAGTCCCGCAATTAGCTATGTTAGTGCTTAGTTGCAGGAAAATGTTAACTCTGAACAGACAAAAATAGTTTGCCAAAGCAGTCACATTTTTAGAAACTAGGAAAGTAAGATGTATTAAAAATTTGCTACTGTTTTGGTTCGTTCACTATATAAGTGGAGTATAATAAGTATAATCACCTTCACAACTTCAACAATATTCCAACTTAAAATGGCTAATGCCCCATCATTTACTTACTTTAGAATTCAGCGTACTATTTTTGTCTGTTGTGAGGTTAGGGGGTAGAAAGGATTTCAAGGGAAAAGCATAGTATAATACCTTTAAGATTAAATACACTAGCCTTTGATGACAATGTATTTTTATAAGTAACTCCTAACTATTCCTATTTCacagtataattttaaaatgcaaaactaAGGCAGTGGAAGTTCTCCAAATTAGAATGGTCACTAAGGGGGATTTCATCTTACACACGATATCTTTTtggcaaaaataaaaactaatccCCAAAAAAGATACTATTCCATAATTCTCAAAAAGTAGCATTGTTCTATACAAACACCTGCTACTTCTAAATCAATTGCTTTATGCTTCAGTTCTTCGAAGATGTCAATGaatttaaaaatgcataaaacacATGTCTTTTGTAATATTTCTGGAGACACTGCGATAGCATTCACTATAACTTATGCTTCAAAAACACCGAAAGTTTTAATAAGTTCTGCCAACATTCTATGatttaaataaaatcatttaattAAGACATTAGCCCTATCTAGCATATTAGAGTGCTAAAgttaaaatgaattttttctttttgagagaatcctaaaaataaaataacaacaacctGGATTCCATTCTTTTCTCATTGTAATTTTATAATTAAGAATCATTTGCATATcctgaacccactgccgtccagtcgattgcgactcatagcgaccctacaggacagagtagaactgccccatacggttcccaaggagtgcctggtggattcaaactgccgacctttttggttaacagccataggccttaaccactatgcaccagggtttctgtttgcctATCAGTAATGTAAATTTagcatgacatttttttttttaatttcccaagCCATACTGTAGTTTCTGCTTCTATTTAGTTCCTTTTTTAGTTAGCTGTTCATAGTTAATGGTTACCTCCTCCTCTTCCAGCCTCTTCAATGAATCACCAGCAAATTTAATATATTGTGTCATGAGGGTAACCAGAGCAGTGTACCGGGTCCTTAGGTCCATGAACTACAagcaaaaaaaatgataataaaaacataatttcTAGTTGTCTCAATGAGTTAAATGAATTTTGAGTAATAATTACAATATTAACTAGGCTTTGAGACAGTAAAGCACACAACTCTCCAATTACAAATGGTAACTGGAGAGGAATGAGTTTATTACCGTTGTGCAAACCACATTAAATGACAAATATCTTCTAAGTTTAATCAGAAAGTACACAGATTTTGCTCTGCGATTAATACCTGATTTTGAATAAAAATTGTAAAAGGGTTTTTTCCCTCCTTATCCCCCTCTTTCCATCTCCATCCCCTCCTCTTctccctatctctctctctctcatacttTTATTACCTCTTGAATAATGAGATCTGCTGAGCTCTGCATTCTTCGGCGCTTCACTGGAGACTTTTGTTGTGAATCTACCATGGCTCGGTAGGTCATTGTTTGTAATTCATAGTCCTGTATAAAGCAGTCAATAAGATTAAATTAATTCAAGCAAAGTGCTAAAATTTGGTTCTATATAGTGATTCAATGCAGAGAATTAAAGCTTAGCCGAATTTCACTGAAAAACTTTATATacagaaaatattacaaaactaCATTTTAGGAATCTACCCCAACCTGGAGATGTTTCCAAGGTGGTGATAAAATCAGAAATGTTGAGAGTGGTCAGAAAAGTTTCCAAGTCTATTTGGAAGTTCATGGAAACATTTTCTTACAACTTCCTAATTATAGTCAGcctccctttccccttccccctAGCTAGACAATGGGACTGTGGCTAAAGCTGAGAAGTCATTAACAATGAGTGTAAAGAGCACGAGAAATGTTCCGTAAGTTAGAAATCAGAAGTTCTTCCAGGGAATATTCTAGCAatgttaagaaggaaaaaaaatgaatggagATCAATTTCAGAACTATGTATTTATTCTGGACAGTGAGGGTATGAGTAGGGAGAATAAGGAGAGggtgaatcaatgaatgaaccAAGGGCTGCCACATGACTCAGATTTGACATAGAATTATAGATTAAATATCAAAGAAGGTTCAAATGAGGATTCTCTCTTTTTACTTCTGATCACAGAGATAAGAAGACTTGTAAATG
This is a stretch of genomic DNA from Elephas maximus indicus isolate mEleMax1 chromosome 1, mEleMax1 primary haplotype, whole genome shotgun sequence. It encodes these proteins:
- the DST gene encoding dystonin isoform X16; this encodes MHTSSYSYHSSDSVFSNTTSTRTSLDSNENFLSVHCGPTLINSCISFGNESLDGHRLEMLQQIASRVQRDSVACEDKLILARNALQSDSKRLESGLQFQNEAEIAGYILECENLLRQHVIDVQILIDGKYYQSDQLVQRVAKLRDEIMALRNECSSVYSKGHLLTTEQTKLMISGITQSLNSGFAQTLTPSLTSGLTQSLTPSLTSSSVTSGLSSGLTSRLTPAITPAYTPGFPSGLAPNLSSGVETNSLQTLKLMQIRKPLLKSSLLDQNLTEEEVNMKFVQDLLNWVDEMQVQLDRTEWGSDLPSVESHLENHKNVHRAIEEFESSLKEAKLSEIQMTAPLKLTYAEKLHKLESQYAKLLNTSRNQERHLDTLHNFVTRATNELIWLNEKEEEEVAYDWSERNTNIPRKKDYHAELMRELDQKEENIKSVQDIAEQLLLENHPARLTIEAYRAAMQTQWSWILQLCQCVEQHIKENTAYFEFFSDAKEATDYLRNLKDAIQRKYSCDRSSSIHKLEDLVQESMEEKEELLQYKSTVASLMGRAKTIIQLKPRNPDCPLKTSIPIKAICDYRQIEITIFKDDECVLANNSHRAKWKVISPTGNEAMVPSVCFTVPPPNKEAVDFANRIEQQYQNVLTLWHESHINMKSVVSWHYLINEIDRIRASNVASIKTMLPGEHQQVLSNLQSRFEDFLEDSQESQVFSGSDITQLEKEVNVCKQYYQELLKSAEREEQEESVYNLYISEVRNIRLRLESCEDRLIGQIRTPLERDDLHESVFRITEQEKLKKELERLKDDLGTITNKCEEFFTQAATSPSVPTLRSELSVVIQNMNQVYSMSSTYIDKLKTVNLVLKKTQAAEALVKFYETKLCEEEAVIADKNNIENLISTLKQWRSEVDEKREVFHALEDELQKAKTISDEMFKTYKERDLDFDWHKEKADQLVERWQNVHVQIDNRLRDLEGIGKSLKYYRDTYHPLDDWIQHVETTQRKIQENQPENSKALATQLNQQKMLVSEIEMKQSKMDECQKYAEQYSSTVKDYELQTMTYRAMVDSQQKSPVKRRRMQSSADLIIQEFMDLRTRYTALVTLMTQYIKFAGDSLKRLEEEEIKRCKESSEHGAYSDLLQRQKATMVENSKLTGKISELEKMIAELKKQKSRVEEELPKVKEAAENELRKQQRNVEDIALQKMRAESEAKKYRRELETIVREKEAAERELERVRQLTLEAEVKRAAVEENLLNFRNQLQENSYTRRTLEDHLKRKDSSLNDLEQQKNKLIDELKRKKDNEEELLKLIKQMEKDLAFQKQIAEKQLKEKQKIELEARRKITEIQYSRRENALPPCAGLQTEHDKHKAELRLQVDELMVANRKAEKDVRELKYELNALQLEKTSSEEQARLLKEKLDETNNTLKCLKLELERKDQVEQGYSQQLRELGRQLNQTTDKAEEVLQEANDLKKIKHNYQVELESLHKEKGKLEREVDRITRTHAIAERNIQHLNSQISSFQNEKEFPNERARFCRRKSDHLKEQFEKSHEQLLQNIKAEKENSDKIQKLNEELEKSNECAEMLKQKVDELTRQNNETKLMMQRIQAESENVVLEKQAIQQRCETLKIQADGFKQQLRNTNEHLHKQTKTEQDFHRKIKCLEDDLAKSQNLVSEFKQKCDQQNIIIQNTEKEVRNLNAELNASKEEKRLGEQKVQLQEAQVLELNNRLKRVQNELHLKTIEEQMTHRKMVMFQEEAGKFKHSAEEFRKKMEKLMDSKVITENDISGIKLDFVSLQQENCRAQENAKVCETNIKELERQLQQYREQIPKGQNVEANHYQKCQKLEGELIAQKHEVENLKQKMDQQIKEHEHQLVLLQCEIQKKNTAKDCSFKPESEMTVKECQHSGELPSRNTGQLHAGARSPLLRWTQEPQQLEEKWQHRVVEQIPKEVQKNQQQCYSEYFSQISTELQITFDETNPITRLSEIETIRDQALHDSRAPVRYQDDKCEMELVKLLTPLEIAKNKQYDMHAEVTTLKQEKKPVLSAEEWMLDESRASGGVKRDFLKKSLEPETFQNFDGDHACSVRDDEFKFQGLRCTVTARQLVEAKLLDMRTIEQLRLGLKTVEEVQKTLSKFLMKATSIAGLYLESTKEKVSFTSAAKKFIIDKMMALAFLEAQAATGFIIDPVSGQTYSVEDAVLKGIVDPEFKIRLLEAEKAVLGYSYSSKTLSVFQAMENRMLDRQKGKHILEAQIASGGIIDPVRGIRVPPEIALQQGLLNNAILQFLHEPSSNTRVFPNPNNKQALYYSELLRMCVFDVDCQCFLLPFGERNISNLSVQKTHKISVVDIKTGAELTAYEAFQRNLIEKSTYLELSGQQYQWKEATFFESYGHPSHMLTDSKTGLQFNINEAIEQGTVDKAVVKKYQEGLITLTELADSLMSRLVPKKDLHSPIAGYWLTASGERISVLKASRRNLVDRITALRCLEAQVSTGGIIDPLTGKKYRVAEALHKGLVDEGFAQQLRQCELVITGIGHPVTNKVMSVVEAVNANIISKDMGIRCLEFQYLTGGLIEPQVHSRLSIEEALQIGIIDVLIAMQLKDQKSYARNIICPQTKRKLTYKEALEKADFDFHTGLKLLEVSEPLMTGISSLYYSS